The genome window CGGAGGCGGACCGCCGCCACCCGGTTGCCGTTTGCCTCCGGTGATCGAGACCGTGCTGGTCGAGTCGTTCCAATTGACACTCGCACCCAGCGCCGAGGCGACAAAGCGCAGCGGCACGAGGGTGCGTTCGCCGACCAAGAACGGCGCCACGTCGAGCGTCTCTTGGCGCCCACCGACGGTCGCTTGCAGCGAACCGATCGTGAGCGAAACGCTGGTCCCGTGGGCGGTCGCGTTAATCTGTCCGTTGGAGTACACCACGCTTGCGCCAAGACGCTCGAAAACGCCGCGCAAGGGTACGAAGACGCGCCCGGCTTGCACTACCGGCGGTTGATCGAACTGGACCGGCTGGCCGTTAACCACCACGGTGACGGATTGGGCCGCGGTCTCCAGCGGCACCGCGACAGCGAACACCGCCAACAGCGCCGCGCAGCGAGCTACGCGGCCTGTCGAGAAAACCTTCATACCGCTTCGATACCCGGGCCGGGCAGGCGGCAAACGAGCGAGCGCCCGATATTATCCGACGGGCGCCGGGGTCTGCGCCATCTCGGCGGCCACAGCGTTTCGGTCGGCCTGTCGCTCGTACCACCCGATCCACGAGTTGTAGATCATCGGCACGAGAAACAGTGTGAGAATCAGCGAGCTGGCGAGACCGCCGATGATCACGGTGCCCATCGCTTGGCGCCACTCGCCGCCTTCGGCGAAGCCCAGCGCCAGCGGAAGCATTCCGAAAATCATCGCTAACGTCGTCATCAGAATCGGCCGGAATCTCGTGGTGGCGGCCTGCAACACGGCCTCGCGAACGCGCATTCCGCGCTTGCAGAGCGTGTTCGAATAATCCACCAATAATATCCCGTTCTTTGAAACGAGACCGAAGAGCATGACGATGCCGATCATCGAAATGATATTCAGCGATTGACCCGCGTTCGGCTCGATGCGATGCATCACCGACAATCCCGTTAACGCACCGATGATTGCCAGCGGCACCGAGAACATAACGATCAGCGGCTCCAAGAACGAACCATACAAAATCACCATCAGCATGTACACGAGCATGAACGACGTCAGCAGTGCGATGCCCATGTTTTGCAGGGTCTCGATCATGTACTGGGTGTCACCTTGCGCCGTTAAACCCACGCCTTCGGGTAAAAATCCGGGCGTCTTGAGTGCGGTTTCGAGCGGGCCGGTCACGGTGCCCAGCGAGTAGCCCGGGAGTACGCCGCCGTAGACGTTCACGACGCGCTGCCGGTTCAAGCGCTGAATCTGGACCGGTGCTGAGGTCCACACGAAGTCGGCGATATCGGCAAGCGGGACGATCGTTCCGTCTTGCGCGCGCACTCGCACTGCTTTAAGATCTTCTGCCGTCGAGCGATATCCGACCGGAAACTGCACGCGCACGTCGACCAAACCATTTTCGGTGCGCACCTTGGTCGCGACCGCCCCGTCGACCGCAAAGCGTGCGACCGCTGCCGCGTCGGCCGGAGCGACGCCCAGTACCTCCGCACGCTGTGCGTTGATGTTTACGTTCAAACGGGGAGCGGCCAACTCGTTGCTGGTGTCGACGTTGACGCTGCCCTTTTGTTGACGCAGGAAATTCGCGACCTTTTCGGCCGCCGGTCCGATCGCATCTTCAGGACCCGAGAGTGAGTAGAATATCGAACTGCCCGAGCCGCCGCCGCTATCGCCCGCGACCTCGAACGAACCACCCGGTACTAAGTACCCGAGCGGGCGAATTTTATCGATGATCGAGTACGTCTCTTTGCGCCGGTCGGGAAGCGTTTGCGCGTTGAGACGCGCGTAGTTGTCGCCGATCGCGCTACCCCAGCCCTCGGGCTTGCGCCCGACGGTCGAGCTTACCGACTGGATACCGTCGATTTTGAGAATCGCAGCCTCGAGATGGCTCACGTACTTTTCGGTGACGCCGATCGGCGTTCCGGGCGGATATGTCACGGTCATCGAGATCGAACCGTTTTGCACCGCCGGCACGAAATCGAAACTGATCGGTCCGAGAATCGGGAGCGCGATCGCCAGCGCGACGGGCAACGCGAACGTCACGGCCGTAAGCCAAAATCCGCGGCCGGTAGCGGCGAACCACTGCCCGAGCATTCGAACGGCGTTAACGGCGCCATCCATAGCGACCGTGCCGGCCCGTCGCATGGCCGGCATCCGGCGAGTCCGGCGCCAGCGCATGTCGAGTTTCTTCGAAGAGAACGCGCGGCGGACGAGCAACCCCACGAGATGCCAGACGAGCGCCAAAGCCAGGAAGATGACGTTCACGCCGATGGTCGTGTTGCCGGCCCCGGCAGCCAACGTCAACGCGTTGACGACCAGAACGACGCACACGTACACCACGAACAATCCGTGTTCGAGTGCGAACGAGAGCGCGCGCGTGCGGTACCAGTTGAGGATGCGGTCGTAGTTCTGAACGAACGCGCCTAGAAAGAGCACTGCAAAAATCATGACCGGAATGACGAGGTTCAATTCTTTCGGCAGTCCCAGCATGCCGAACGGGATGAAATAGACCACGGCGGCCGCAGCCACCATTGACAGCGCGACCTTCCACGAGCCCAGCGCGTCCATCCAACGAGGCTTGGCGGTCGAACGCTCCTTGACGCTCCAGCGAGCCGCCAACAGCGGTGTCAACGTGAACGATACGAGTAGCGAAAAGAGCGTCGCGATGACGATGACCGAACCGAACTCGCGCAAATACTGACCGACGATACCCGGCAAGAACGCGATCGGCAAAAATACGACCACGTCGACCATCGTGATCGCGATGGCGGCCCCGCCGATTTCGCTGCGGCCGTTAATCGCGGCGTCGATTGGATCTTCACCCAAATCTCGATGCCTCGTTATATTTTCTAACACGACGATCGAGTCGTCCACCAGGATGCCGATGATAAGCGACAGGCCCATCAACGACATTGAGTCGAGATGGAATCCGAACGCGTTCATCAAGATGAACGTCGAGAGGATCGACGTCGGAATCGCGACCATGACGACGACGGCGTTGCGCCACAGATGCAGGAACAGCATCATCACGATCATCGTGAGGATGACGCCTTCGAACAATGACTGCCATACGCCGTTGAGCGACTTCTGCGTGTAGTCGGCCGGCGCGTCGATTTCGTTAAAGGTGAGCTCGGGGAACTCGGCTTCGATCTGCTTGACTTTTTCGCGTGCGATCTTGGTCGACGTGATTTCGTCGGCGTTGATGTTGCGGCTCATGCTGACGTACAAGCGGGGCAGG of Candidatus Tumulicola sp. contains these proteins:
- a CDS encoding copper amine oxidase N-terminal domain-containing protein, coding for MKVFSTGRVARCAALLAVFAVAVPLETAAQSVTVVVNGQPVQFDQPPVVQAGRVFVPLRGVFERLGASVVYSNGQINATAHGTSVSLTIGSLQATVGGRQETLDVAPFLVGERTLVPLRFVASALGASVNWNDSTSTVSITGGKRQPGGGGPPPVYPPPHPPMPPPPTPTAALVYHWPTGTIYNHQPQLRFELDRQVRPGSFQTSIDGKPVDVTISRSAKWYYFAAPRSLPMGNHTVRVRGRTQRGDAFDVRWTFYQAAY
- a CDS encoding efflux RND transporter permease subunit; its protein translation is MWLTRFSINKPVITAMAFIALAVFGLFAYSKIGRSNDPPGTSFPIVVVSAGYPGASPQDMERLVVKPIEDQLDGIDNLDQMTASAQEGSAVVVVQFKLGTNLDVAAINVQSAVDTARVYLPTDLDPPSVDKNGASEPLLDIAVSSKALSPTALADLVTNRIQPLLKAIPNVQSVDVYGAAAREFHVQPIPAKLLGSGATLRDVFNAVAANNSNLPGGILREPTRETSVSVHAEVNTFQDLLNIPLPVSGTSMRGMRIGDVATADDGHVEPTSISHYNGLPRLYVSMSRNINADEITSTKIAREKVKQIEAEFPELTFNEIDAPADYTQKSLNGVWQSLFEGVILTMIVMMLFLHLWRNAVVVMVAIPTSILSTFILMNAFGFHLDSMSLMGLSLIIGILVDDSIVVLENITRHRDLGEDPIDAAINGRSEIGGAAIAITMVDVVVFLPIAFLPGIVGQYLREFGSVIVIATLFSLLVSFTLTPLLAARWSVKERSTAKPRWMDALGSWKVALSMVAAAAVVYFIPFGMLGLPKELNLVIPVMIFAVLFLGAFVQNYDRILNWYRTRALSFALEHGLFVVYVCVVLVVNALTLAAGAGNTTIGVNVIFLALALVWHLVGLLVRRAFSSKKLDMRWRRTRRMPAMRRAGTVAMDGAVNAVRMLGQWFAATGRGFWLTAVTFALPVALAIALPILGPISFDFVPAVQNGSISMTVTYPPGTPIGVTEKYVSHLEAAILKIDGIQSVSSTVGRKPEGWGSAIGDNYARLNAQTLPDRRKETYSIIDKIRPLGYLVPGGSFEVAGDSGGGSGSSIFYSLSGPEDAIGPAAEKVANFLRQQKGSVNVDTSNELAAPRLNVNINAQRAEVLGVAPADAAAVARFAVDGAVATKVRTENGLVDVRVQFPVGYRSTAEDLKAVRVRAQDGTIVPLADIADFVWTSAPVQIQRLNRQRVVNVYGGVLPGYSLGTVTGPLETALKTPGFLPEGVGLTAQGDTQYMIETLQNMGIALLTSFMLVYMLMVILYGSFLEPLIVMFSVPLAIIGALTGLSVMHRIEPNAGQSLNIISMIGIVMLFGLVSKNGILLVDYSNTLCKRGMRVREAVLQAATTRFRPILMTTLAMIFGMLPLALGFAEGGEWRQAMGTVIIGGLASSLILTLFLVPMIYNSWIGWYERQADRNAVAAEMAQTPAPVG